One window from the genome of Hemiscyllium ocellatum isolate sHemOce1 chromosome 28, sHemOce1.pat.X.cur, whole genome shotgun sequence encodes:
- the LOC132829039 gene encoding polypyrimidine tract-binding protein 1-like isoform X1 translates to MDGIVQDITVGTKRGSDELLSACATNGPFIMSNSAPSGEYTNGNDSKKFKAENRTSGILPSRVIHIRKLPNDVTEAEVISLGLPFGKVTNLLMLKGKNQAFIEMNSEEAANTMVSYYSTVTPYLRSHPIYIQYSNHKELKTDNSPNQARAQAALQAVNAVQTANMAIAGSGVSDSAAGLAGQSPVLRIIVENLFYPVTLDVLHQIFSKFGTVMKIITFTKNNQFQALLQYADGSSAQHAKLALDGQNIYNACCTLRIDFSKLTSLNVKYNNDKSRDYTRPDLPSGDNQPTLDQTMAAAFGKEASLLGAPGIISSPYGGGAGFPPSIAFQQADFLQHPSDYCLSVPGVHGALAPLGMPSAAAAAAAAASRIGIPGFASAANAVLLVSNLNPERVTPQCLFILFGVYGDVQRVKILFNKKENALVQMFDCTQAQLAMSHLNGQRLHGKAMRVTMSKHQTVQLPREGQEDQGLTKDYSSSPLHRFKKPGSKNFQNIFPPSATLHLSNIPPSITEDDLKLLFSSTTGMVKAFKFFQKDRKMALIQMGSVEEAIQALIDLHNHDLGENHHLRVSFSKSTI, encoded by the exons ATGGACGG CATTGTCCAAGATATAACAGTTGGTACAAAG cGGGGATCTGACGAGCTTCTATCTGCTTGTGCTACTAACGGTCCCTTTATCATGAGCAACTCTGCTCCATCTGGTGAGTACA CCAATGGCAACGACAGCAAAAAGTTCAAAGCAGAGAACAGAACGTCGGGAATCTTACCTTCTAGAGTCATTCACATCCGTAAACTTCCCAATGATGTCACTGAGGCAGAGGTCATCTCCTTGGGCTTGCCTTTTGGCAAAGTAACCAATCTTCTCATGTTAAAAGGCAAAAACCAG GCTTTCATAGAAATGAACTCTGAAGAAGCTGCTAACACAATGGTGAGCTATTATAGCACTGTCACTCCATACCTGAGAAGCCATCCTATTTACATTCAATACTCTAACCACAAGGAACTGAAGACTGACAACTCTCCCAATCAGGCT AGAGCACAAGCAGCTCTTCAGGCAGTCAATGCTGTGCAGACTGCTAACATGGCTATTGCTGGTAGTGGTGTGTCAGATAGTGCAGCTGGTCTTGCTGGTCAGAGCCCTGTTCTTCGCATCATTGTGGAAAATCTCTTCTATCCTGTTACTCTAGATGTGTTGCACCAG ATTTTCTCCAAGTTTGGCACTGTAATGAAGATCATCACTTTTACAAAGAATAACCAATTCCAGGCCTTGCTGCAATATGCTGATGGTTCCAGTGCACAACATGCAAAACTG GCCCTAGATGGACAGAACATCTATAACGCCTGCTGCACTCTGCGTATTGACTTCTCCAAATTGACGAGTCTTAATGTTAAGTACAATAATGACAAAAGCAGAGACTACACACGTCCTGACCTACCATCTGGTGACAATCAGCCAACCTTAGACCAAACCATGGCAGCCGCTTTTGGTAAGGAAGCCTCCCTACTAG GTGCACCAGGTATCATCTCCTCGCCTTACGGAGGGGGAGCTGGTTTCCCTCCTAGTATTGCCTTCCAGCAAGCTG ACTTTCTCCAACATCCATCAGATTACT GTTTGTCCGTCCCAGGGGTTCATGGAGCTTTGGCTCCACTCGGCATGCCGTCAGCAGCAGCGGCTGCTGCTGCAGCAGCTAGTCGTATTGGCATTCCGGGATTTGCCTCTGCAGCCAATGCGGTCCTGCTGGTTAGCAATCTGAATCCTGAG AGAGTTACGCCCCAATGCCTCTTTATTCTTTTCG GAGTGTATGGTGATGTGCAGCGTGTGAAGATACTTTTCAACAAGAAAGAAAATGCCTTGGTACAGATGTTTGACTGTACACAAGCTCAACTGG CTATGAGCCATCTGAATGGTCAGAGGCTTCATGGGAAGGCCATGCGAGTGACTATGTCCAAACATCAGACAGTTCAGCTTCCCCGTGAAGGCCAGGAGGATCAGGGTCTGACCAAAGACTACAGCAGCTCTCCATTGCATCGCTTCAAGAAGCCTGGGTCGAAAAACTTCCAGAACATCTTCCCTCCTTCTGCTACACTCCATCTCTCTAATATTCC ACCATCTATAACTGAAGATGATCTGAAATTGCTTTTCTCAAGCACAACTGGCATGGTCAAAGCATTCAAGTTCTTTCA GAAGGATCGCAAAATGGCTCTTATCCAGATGGGTTCAGTGGAAGAAGCAATCCAGGCTCTCATTGACCTTCATAATCATGACCTTGGAGAAAACCATCACCTCAGAGTTTCTTTTTCCAAGTCAACTATCTAA
- the LOC132829039 gene encoding polypyrimidine tract-binding protein 1-like isoform X3, with protein MDGIVQDITVGTKRGSDELLSACATNGPFIMSNSAPSGEYTNGNDSKKFKAENRTSGILPSRVIHIRKLPNDVTEAEVISLGLPFGKVTNLLMLKGKNQAFIEMNSEEAANTMVSYYSTVTPYLRSHPIYIQYSNHKELKTDNSPNQARAQAALQAVNAVQTANMAIAGSGVSDSAAGLAGQSPVLRIIVENLFYPVTLDVLHQIFSKFGTVMKIITFTKNNQFQALLQYADGSSAQHAKLALDGQNIYNACCTLRIDFSKLTSLNVKYNNDKSRDYTRPDLPSGDNQPTLDQTMAAAFGKEASLLGAPGIISSPYGGGAGFPPSIAFQQAGLSVPGVHGALAPLGMPSAAAAAAAAASRIGIPGFASAANAVLLVSNLNPERVTPQCLFILFGVYGDVQRVKILFNKKENALVQMFDCTQAQLAMSHLNGQRLHGKAMRVTMSKHQTVQLPREGQEDQGLTKDYSSSPLHRFKKPGSKNFQNIFPPSATLHLSNIPPSITEDDLKLLFSSTTGMVKAFKFFQKDRKMALIQMGSVEEAIQALIDLHNHDLGENHHLRVSFSKSTI; from the exons ATGGACGG CATTGTCCAAGATATAACAGTTGGTACAAAG cGGGGATCTGACGAGCTTCTATCTGCTTGTGCTACTAACGGTCCCTTTATCATGAGCAACTCTGCTCCATCTGGTGAGTACA CCAATGGCAACGACAGCAAAAAGTTCAAAGCAGAGAACAGAACGTCGGGAATCTTACCTTCTAGAGTCATTCACATCCGTAAACTTCCCAATGATGTCACTGAGGCAGAGGTCATCTCCTTGGGCTTGCCTTTTGGCAAAGTAACCAATCTTCTCATGTTAAAAGGCAAAAACCAG GCTTTCATAGAAATGAACTCTGAAGAAGCTGCTAACACAATGGTGAGCTATTATAGCACTGTCACTCCATACCTGAGAAGCCATCCTATTTACATTCAATACTCTAACCACAAGGAACTGAAGACTGACAACTCTCCCAATCAGGCT AGAGCACAAGCAGCTCTTCAGGCAGTCAATGCTGTGCAGACTGCTAACATGGCTATTGCTGGTAGTGGTGTGTCAGATAGTGCAGCTGGTCTTGCTGGTCAGAGCCCTGTTCTTCGCATCATTGTGGAAAATCTCTTCTATCCTGTTACTCTAGATGTGTTGCACCAG ATTTTCTCCAAGTTTGGCACTGTAATGAAGATCATCACTTTTACAAAGAATAACCAATTCCAGGCCTTGCTGCAATATGCTGATGGTTCCAGTGCACAACATGCAAAACTG GCCCTAGATGGACAGAACATCTATAACGCCTGCTGCACTCTGCGTATTGACTTCTCCAAATTGACGAGTCTTAATGTTAAGTACAATAATGACAAAAGCAGAGACTACACACGTCCTGACCTACCATCTGGTGACAATCAGCCAACCTTAGACCAAACCATGGCAGCCGCTTTTGGTAAGGAAGCCTCCCTACTAG GTGCACCAGGTATCATCTCCTCGCCTTACGGAGGGGGAGCTGGTTTCCCTCCTAGTATTGCCTTCCAGCAAGCTG GTTTGTCCGTCCCAGGGGTTCATGGAGCTTTGGCTCCACTCGGCATGCCGTCAGCAGCAGCGGCTGCTGCTGCAGCAGCTAGTCGTATTGGCATTCCGGGATTTGCCTCTGCAGCCAATGCGGTCCTGCTGGTTAGCAATCTGAATCCTGAG AGAGTTACGCCCCAATGCCTCTTTATTCTTTTCG GAGTGTATGGTGATGTGCAGCGTGTGAAGATACTTTTCAACAAGAAAGAAAATGCCTTGGTACAGATGTTTGACTGTACACAAGCTCAACTGG CTATGAGCCATCTGAATGGTCAGAGGCTTCATGGGAAGGCCATGCGAGTGACTATGTCCAAACATCAGACAGTTCAGCTTCCCCGTGAAGGCCAGGAGGATCAGGGTCTGACCAAAGACTACAGCAGCTCTCCATTGCATCGCTTCAAGAAGCCTGGGTCGAAAAACTTCCAGAACATCTTCCCTCCTTCTGCTACACTCCATCTCTCTAATATTCC ACCATCTATAACTGAAGATGATCTGAAATTGCTTTTCTCAAGCACAACTGGCATGGTCAAAGCATTCAAGTTCTTTCA GAAGGATCGCAAAATGGCTCTTATCCAGATGGGTTCAGTGGAAGAAGCAATCCAGGCTCTCATTGACCTTCATAATCATGACCTTGGAGAAAACCATCACCTCAGAGTTTCTTTTTCCAAGTCAACTATCTAA
- the LOC132829039 gene encoding polypyrimidine tract-binding protein 1-like isoform X5: MDGIVQDITVGTKRGSDELLSACATNGPFIMSNSAPSGEYTNGNDSKKFKAENRTSGILPSRVIHIRKLPNDVTEAEVISLGLPFGKVTNLLMLKGKNQAFIEMNSEEAANTMVSYYSTVTPYLRSHPIYIQYSNHKELKTDNSPNQARAQAALQAVNAVQTANMAIAGSGVSDSAAGLAGQSPVLRIIVENLFYPVTLDVLHQIFSKFGTVMKIITFTKNNQFQALLQYADGSSAQHAKLALDGQNIYNACCTLRIDFSKLTSLNVKYNNDKSRDYTRPDLPSGDNQPTLDQTMAAAFGKEASLLDFLQHPSDYCLSVPGVHGALAPLGMPSAAAAAAAAASRIGIPGFASAANAVLLVSNLNPERVTPQCLFILFGVYGDVQRVKILFNKKENALVQMFDCTQAQLAMSHLNGQRLHGKAMRVTMSKHQTVQLPREGQEDQGLTKDYSSSPLHRFKKPGSKNFQNIFPPSATLHLSNIPPSITEDDLKLLFSSTTGMVKAFKFFQKDRKMALIQMGSVEEAIQALIDLHNHDLGENHHLRVSFSKSTI; encoded by the exons ATGGACGG CATTGTCCAAGATATAACAGTTGGTACAAAG cGGGGATCTGACGAGCTTCTATCTGCTTGTGCTACTAACGGTCCCTTTATCATGAGCAACTCTGCTCCATCTGGTGAGTACA CCAATGGCAACGACAGCAAAAAGTTCAAAGCAGAGAACAGAACGTCGGGAATCTTACCTTCTAGAGTCATTCACATCCGTAAACTTCCCAATGATGTCACTGAGGCAGAGGTCATCTCCTTGGGCTTGCCTTTTGGCAAAGTAACCAATCTTCTCATGTTAAAAGGCAAAAACCAG GCTTTCATAGAAATGAACTCTGAAGAAGCTGCTAACACAATGGTGAGCTATTATAGCACTGTCACTCCATACCTGAGAAGCCATCCTATTTACATTCAATACTCTAACCACAAGGAACTGAAGACTGACAACTCTCCCAATCAGGCT AGAGCACAAGCAGCTCTTCAGGCAGTCAATGCTGTGCAGACTGCTAACATGGCTATTGCTGGTAGTGGTGTGTCAGATAGTGCAGCTGGTCTTGCTGGTCAGAGCCCTGTTCTTCGCATCATTGTGGAAAATCTCTTCTATCCTGTTACTCTAGATGTGTTGCACCAG ATTTTCTCCAAGTTTGGCACTGTAATGAAGATCATCACTTTTACAAAGAATAACCAATTCCAGGCCTTGCTGCAATATGCTGATGGTTCCAGTGCACAACATGCAAAACTG GCCCTAGATGGACAGAACATCTATAACGCCTGCTGCACTCTGCGTATTGACTTCTCCAAATTGACGAGTCTTAATGTTAAGTACAATAATGACAAAAGCAGAGACTACACACGTCCTGACCTACCATCTGGTGACAATCAGCCAACCTTAGACCAAACCATGGCAGCCGCTTTTGGTAAGGAAGCCTCCCTACTAG ACTTTCTCCAACATCCATCAGATTACT GTTTGTCCGTCCCAGGGGTTCATGGAGCTTTGGCTCCACTCGGCATGCCGTCAGCAGCAGCGGCTGCTGCTGCAGCAGCTAGTCGTATTGGCATTCCGGGATTTGCCTCTGCAGCCAATGCGGTCCTGCTGGTTAGCAATCTGAATCCTGAG AGAGTTACGCCCCAATGCCTCTTTATTCTTTTCG GAGTGTATGGTGATGTGCAGCGTGTGAAGATACTTTTCAACAAGAAAGAAAATGCCTTGGTACAGATGTTTGACTGTACACAAGCTCAACTGG CTATGAGCCATCTGAATGGTCAGAGGCTTCATGGGAAGGCCATGCGAGTGACTATGTCCAAACATCAGACAGTTCAGCTTCCCCGTGAAGGCCAGGAGGATCAGGGTCTGACCAAAGACTACAGCAGCTCTCCATTGCATCGCTTCAAGAAGCCTGGGTCGAAAAACTTCCAGAACATCTTCCCTCCTTCTGCTACACTCCATCTCTCTAATATTCC ACCATCTATAACTGAAGATGATCTGAAATTGCTTTTCTCAAGCACAACTGGCATGGTCAAAGCATTCAAGTTCTTTCA GAAGGATCGCAAAATGGCTCTTATCCAGATGGGTTCAGTGGAAGAAGCAATCCAGGCTCTCATTGACCTTCATAATCATGACCTTGGAGAAAACCATCACCTCAGAGTTTCTTTTTCCAAGTCAACTATCTAA
- the LOC132829039 gene encoding polypyrimidine tract-binding protein 1-like isoform X7, which translates to MDGIVQDITVGTKRGSDELLSACATNGPFIMSNSAPSGEYTNGNDSKKFKAENRTSGILPSRVIHIRKLPNDVTEAEVISLGLPFGKVTNLLMLKGKNQAFIEMNSEEAANTMVSYYSTVTPYLRSHPIYIQYSNHKELKTDNSPNQARAQAALQAVNAVQTANMAIAGSGVSDSAAGLAGQSPVLRIIVENLFYPVTLDVLHQIFSKFGTVMKIITFTKNNQFQALLQYADGSSAQHAKLALDGQNIYNACCTLRIDFSKLTSLNVKYNNDKSRDYTRPDLPSGDNQPTLDQTMAAAFGKEASLLGLSVPGVHGALAPLGMPSAAAAAAAAASRIGIPGFASAANAVLLVSNLNPERVTPQCLFILFGVYGDVQRVKILFNKKENALVQMFDCTQAQLAMSHLNGQRLHGKAMRVTMSKHQTVQLPREGQEDQGLTKDYSSSPLHRFKKPGSKNFQNIFPPSATLHLSNIPPSITEDDLKLLFSSTTGMVKAFKFFQKDRKMALIQMGSVEEAIQALIDLHNHDLGENHHLRVSFSKSTI; encoded by the exons ATGGACGG CATTGTCCAAGATATAACAGTTGGTACAAAG cGGGGATCTGACGAGCTTCTATCTGCTTGTGCTACTAACGGTCCCTTTATCATGAGCAACTCTGCTCCATCTGGTGAGTACA CCAATGGCAACGACAGCAAAAAGTTCAAAGCAGAGAACAGAACGTCGGGAATCTTACCTTCTAGAGTCATTCACATCCGTAAACTTCCCAATGATGTCACTGAGGCAGAGGTCATCTCCTTGGGCTTGCCTTTTGGCAAAGTAACCAATCTTCTCATGTTAAAAGGCAAAAACCAG GCTTTCATAGAAATGAACTCTGAAGAAGCTGCTAACACAATGGTGAGCTATTATAGCACTGTCACTCCATACCTGAGAAGCCATCCTATTTACATTCAATACTCTAACCACAAGGAACTGAAGACTGACAACTCTCCCAATCAGGCT AGAGCACAAGCAGCTCTTCAGGCAGTCAATGCTGTGCAGACTGCTAACATGGCTATTGCTGGTAGTGGTGTGTCAGATAGTGCAGCTGGTCTTGCTGGTCAGAGCCCTGTTCTTCGCATCATTGTGGAAAATCTCTTCTATCCTGTTACTCTAGATGTGTTGCACCAG ATTTTCTCCAAGTTTGGCACTGTAATGAAGATCATCACTTTTACAAAGAATAACCAATTCCAGGCCTTGCTGCAATATGCTGATGGTTCCAGTGCACAACATGCAAAACTG GCCCTAGATGGACAGAACATCTATAACGCCTGCTGCACTCTGCGTATTGACTTCTCCAAATTGACGAGTCTTAATGTTAAGTACAATAATGACAAAAGCAGAGACTACACACGTCCTGACCTACCATCTGGTGACAATCAGCCAACCTTAGACCAAACCATGGCAGCCGCTTTTGGTAAGGAAGCCTCCCTACTAG GTTTGTCCGTCCCAGGGGTTCATGGAGCTTTGGCTCCACTCGGCATGCCGTCAGCAGCAGCGGCTGCTGCTGCAGCAGCTAGTCGTATTGGCATTCCGGGATTTGCCTCTGCAGCCAATGCGGTCCTGCTGGTTAGCAATCTGAATCCTGAG AGAGTTACGCCCCAATGCCTCTTTATTCTTTTCG GAGTGTATGGTGATGTGCAGCGTGTGAAGATACTTTTCAACAAGAAAGAAAATGCCTTGGTACAGATGTTTGACTGTACACAAGCTCAACTGG CTATGAGCCATCTGAATGGTCAGAGGCTTCATGGGAAGGCCATGCGAGTGACTATGTCCAAACATCAGACAGTTCAGCTTCCCCGTGAAGGCCAGGAGGATCAGGGTCTGACCAAAGACTACAGCAGCTCTCCATTGCATCGCTTCAAGAAGCCTGGGTCGAAAAACTTCCAGAACATCTTCCCTCCTTCTGCTACACTCCATCTCTCTAATATTCC ACCATCTATAACTGAAGATGATCTGAAATTGCTTTTCTCAAGCACAACTGGCATGGTCAAAGCATTCAAGTTCTTTCA GAAGGATCGCAAAATGGCTCTTATCCAGATGGGTTCAGTGGAAGAAGCAATCCAGGCTCTCATTGACCTTCATAATCATGACCTTGGAGAAAACCATCACCTCAGAGTTTCTTTTTCCAAGTCAACTATCTAA
- the LOC132829039 gene encoding polypyrimidine tract-binding protein 1-like isoform X2 — protein MDGIVQDITVGTKRGSDELLSACATNGPFIMSNSAPSGEYTNGNDSKKFKAENRTSGILPSRVIHIRKLPNDVTEAEVISLGLPFGKVTNLLMLKGKNQAFIEMNSEEAANTMVSYYSTVTPYLRSHPIYIQYSNHKELKTDNSPNQARAQAALQAVNAVQTANMAIAGSGVSDSAAGLAGQSPVLRIIVENLFYPVTLDVLHQIFSKFGTVMKIITFTKNNQFQALLQYADGSSAQHAKLALDGQNIYNACCTLRIDFSKLTSLNVKYNNDKSRDYTRPDLPSGDNQPTLDQTMAAAFGAPGIISSPYGGGAGFPPSIAFQQADFLQHPSDYCLSVPGVHGALAPLGMPSAAAAAAAAASRIGIPGFASAANAVLLVSNLNPERVTPQCLFILFGVYGDVQRVKILFNKKENALVQMFDCTQAQLAMSHLNGQRLHGKAMRVTMSKHQTVQLPREGQEDQGLTKDYSSSPLHRFKKPGSKNFQNIFPPSATLHLSNIPPSITEDDLKLLFSSTTGMVKAFKFFQKDRKMALIQMGSVEEAIQALIDLHNHDLGENHHLRVSFSKSTI, from the exons ATGGACGG CATTGTCCAAGATATAACAGTTGGTACAAAG cGGGGATCTGACGAGCTTCTATCTGCTTGTGCTACTAACGGTCCCTTTATCATGAGCAACTCTGCTCCATCTGGTGAGTACA CCAATGGCAACGACAGCAAAAAGTTCAAAGCAGAGAACAGAACGTCGGGAATCTTACCTTCTAGAGTCATTCACATCCGTAAACTTCCCAATGATGTCACTGAGGCAGAGGTCATCTCCTTGGGCTTGCCTTTTGGCAAAGTAACCAATCTTCTCATGTTAAAAGGCAAAAACCAG GCTTTCATAGAAATGAACTCTGAAGAAGCTGCTAACACAATGGTGAGCTATTATAGCACTGTCACTCCATACCTGAGAAGCCATCCTATTTACATTCAATACTCTAACCACAAGGAACTGAAGACTGACAACTCTCCCAATCAGGCT AGAGCACAAGCAGCTCTTCAGGCAGTCAATGCTGTGCAGACTGCTAACATGGCTATTGCTGGTAGTGGTGTGTCAGATAGTGCAGCTGGTCTTGCTGGTCAGAGCCCTGTTCTTCGCATCATTGTGGAAAATCTCTTCTATCCTGTTACTCTAGATGTGTTGCACCAG ATTTTCTCCAAGTTTGGCACTGTAATGAAGATCATCACTTTTACAAAGAATAACCAATTCCAGGCCTTGCTGCAATATGCTGATGGTTCCAGTGCACAACATGCAAAACTG GCCCTAGATGGACAGAACATCTATAACGCCTGCTGCACTCTGCGTATTGACTTCTCCAAATTGACGAGTCTTAATGTTAAGTACAATAATGACAAAAGCAGAGACTACACACGTCCTGACCTACCATCTGGTGACAATCAGCCAACCTTAGACCAAACCATGGCAGCCGCTTTTG GTGCACCAGGTATCATCTCCTCGCCTTACGGAGGGGGAGCTGGTTTCCCTCCTAGTATTGCCTTCCAGCAAGCTG ACTTTCTCCAACATCCATCAGATTACT GTTTGTCCGTCCCAGGGGTTCATGGAGCTTTGGCTCCACTCGGCATGCCGTCAGCAGCAGCGGCTGCTGCTGCAGCAGCTAGTCGTATTGGCATTCCGGGATTTGCCTCTGCAGCCAATGCGGTCCTGCTGGTTAGCAATCTGAATCCTGAG AGAGTTACGCCCCAATGCCTCTTTATTCTTTTCG GAGTGTATGGTGATGTGCAGCGTGTGAAGATACTTTTCAACAAGAAAGAAAATGCCTTGGTACAGATGTTTGACTGTACACAAGCTCAACTGG CTATGAGCCATCTGAATGGTCAGAGGCTTCATGGGAAGGCCATGCGAGTGACTATGTCCAAACATCAGACAGTTCAGCTTCCCCGTGAAGGCCAGGAGGATCAGGGTCTGACCAAAGACTACAGCAGCTCTCCATTGCATCGCTTCAAGAAGCCTGGGTCGAAAAACTTCCAGAACATCTTCCCTCCTTCTGCTACACTCCATCTCTCTAATATTCC ACCATCTATAACTGAAGATGATCTGAAATTGCTTTTCTCAAGCACAACTGGCATGGTCAAAGCATTCAAGTTCTTTCA GAAGGATCGCAAAATGGCTCTTATCCAGATGGGTTCAGTGGAAGAAGCAATCCAGGCTCTCATTGACCTTCATAATCATGACCTTGGAGAAAACCATCACCTCAGAGTTTCTTTTTCCAAGTCAACTATCTAA
- the LOC132829039 gene encoding polypyrimidine tract-binding protein 1-like isoform X4, whose translation MDGIVQDITVGTKRGSDELLSACATNGPFIMSNSAPSGEYTNGNDSKKFKAENRTSGILPSRVIHIRKLPNDVTEAEVISLGLPFGKVTNLLMLKGKNQAFIEMNSEEAANTMVSYYSTVTPYLRSHPIYIQYSNHKELKTDNSPNQARAQAALQAVNAVQTANMAIAGSGVSDSAAGLAGQSPVLRIIVENLFYPVTLDVLHQIFSKFGTVMKIITFTKNNQFQALLQYADGSSAQHAKLALDGQNIYNACCTLRIDFSKLTSLNVKYNNDKSRDYTRPDLPSGDNQPTLDQTMAAAFGAPGIISSPYGGGAGFPPSIAFQQAGLSVPGVHGALAPLGMPSAAAAAAAAASRIGIPGFASAANAVLLVSNLNPERVTPQCLFILFGVYGDVQRVKILFNKKENALVQMFDCTQAQLAMSHLNGQRLHGKAMRVTMSKHQTVQLPREGQEDQGLTKDYSSSPLHRFKKPGSKNFQNIFPPSATLHLSNIPPSITEDDLKLLFSSTTGMVKAFKFFQKDRKMALIQMGSVEEAIQALIDLHNHDLGENHHLRVSFSKSTI comes from the exons ATGGACGG CATTGTCCAAGATATAACAGTTGGTACAAAG cGGGGATCTGACGAGCTTCTATCTGCTTGTGCTACTAACGGTCCCTTTATCATGAGCAACTCTGCTCCATCTGGTGAGTACA CCAATGGCAACGACAGCAAAAAGTTCAAAGCAGAGAACAGAACGTCGGGAATCTTACCTTCTAGAGTCATTCACATCCGTAAACTTCCCAATGATGTCACTGAGGCAGAGGTCATCTCCTTGGGCTTGCCTTTTGGCAAAGTAACCAATCTTCTCATGTTAAAAGGCAAAAACCAG GCTTTCATAGAAATGAACTCTGAAGAAGCTGCTAACACAATGGTGAGCTATTATAGCACTGTCACTCCATACCTGAGAAGCCATCCTATTTACATTCAATACTCTAACCACAAGGAACTGAAGACTGACAACTCTCCCAATCAGGCT AGAGCACAAGCAGCTCTTCAGGCAGTCAATGCTGTGCAGACTGCTAACATGGCTATTGCTGGTAGTGGTGTGTCAGATAGTGCAGCTGGTCTTGCTGGTCAGAGCCCTGTTCTTCGCATCATTGTGGAAAATCTCTTCTATCCTGTTACTCTAGATGTGTTGCACCAG ATTTTCTCCAAGTTTGGCACTGTAATGAAGATCATCACTTTTACAAAGAATAACCAATTCCAGGCCTTGCTGCAATATGCTGATGGTTCCAGTGCACAACATGCAAAACTG GCCCTAGATGGACAGAACATCTATAACGCCTGCTGCACTCTGCGTATTGACTTCTCCAAATTGACGAGTCTTAATGTTAAGTACAATAATGACAAAAGCAGAGACTACACACGTCCTGACCTACCATCTGGTGACAATCAGCCAACCTTAGACCAAACCATGGCAGCCGCTTTTG GTGCACCAGGTATCATCTCCTCGCCTTACGGAGGGGGAGCTGGTTTCCCTCCTAGTATTGCCTTCCAGCAAGCTG GTTTGTCCGTCCCAGGGGTTCATGGAGCTTTGGCTCCACTCGGCATGCCGTCAGCAGCAGCGGCTGCTGCTGCAGCAGCTAGTCGTATTGGCATTCCGGGATTTGCCTCTGCAGCCAATGCGGTCCTGCTGGTTAGCAATCTGAATCCTGAG AGAGTTACGCCCCAATGCCTCTTTATTCTTTTCG GAGTGTATGGTGATGTGCAGCGTGTGAAGATACTTTTCAACAAGAAAGAAAATGCCTTGGTACAGATGTTTGACTGTACACAAGCTCAACTGG CTATGAGCCATCTGAATGGTCAGAGGCTTCATGGGAAGGCCATGCGAGTGACTATGTCCAAACATCAGACAGTTCAGCTTCCCCGTGAAGGCCAGGAGGATCAGGGTCTGACCAAAGACTACAGCAGCTCTCCATTGCATCGCTTCAAGAAGCCTGGGTCGAAAAACTTCCAGAACATCTTCCCTCCTTCTGCTACACTCCATCTCTCTAATATTCC ACCATCTATAACTGAAGATGATCTGAAATTGCTTTTCTCAAGCACAACTGGCATGGTCAAAGCATTCAAGTTCTTTCA GAAGGATCGCAAAATGGCTCTTATCCAGATGGGTTCAGTGGAAGAAGCAATCCAGGCTCTCATTGACCTTCATAATCATGACCTTGGAGAAAACCATCACCTCAGAGTTTCTTTTTCCAAGTCAACTATCTAA